The proteins below are encoded in one region of Thermosulfurimonas marina:
- a CDS encoding HlyD family secretion protein translates to MPPKHRRLAVAVLAFFFLLLLALLARFLWHRHLYAVTNAVFVETDSLALVSFDQVGGRIRKLLKEEGEPVSAGELLAALDETTYALKAKTLEENLGALKRKAEALRIEIRRLTREIALREAQAGHEIERLSAEREAVEGERAALSAQLSQAERDRQRFERLWREGLVARHRFEEVATQAATLRERYRALTARRAALAAAIRAAEKEKARARNQRKLIQEKKKELAALEARIRAQEKALAEARVLLSYCKLKSPTSGYIAKRFHTVGDVVGPGEPVYAVVDFSKLYILVLLEENKLRGVKPGCEARIRIDAYPGKEFRGVVTAVLPATAAKFALVPRDISAGEFTKVAQRVPVKIRLTQGPVELLRVGLGGEVEIRRDL, encoded by the coding sequence ATGCCCCCTAAGCATCGCCGTCTGGCGGTGGCGGTATTGGCCTTCTTTTTTCTCCTCCTGCTGGCCCTTCTGGCCCGGTTTCTCTGGCATCGGCACCTTTACGCCGTCACCAACGCCGTTTTCGTGGAGACCGATTCCTTGGCCCTGGTCTCCTTTGACCAGGTGGGGGGCCGGATCAGGAAACTTTTAAAGGAGGAAGGAGAGCCGGTCTCCGCCGGAGAGCTTCTCGCCGCTCTGGACGAGACCACCTATGCCCTGAAGGCCAAGACCCTAGAGGAAAATCTTGGGGCACTGAAGAGAAAGGCCGAGGCCCTCAGGATCGAAATTCGGCGTCTAACCCGGGAGATTGCCTTACGGGAGGCCCAGGCCGGCCACGAGATAGAACGCCTCTCTGCCGAAAGAGAGGCGGTGGAAGGGGAGAGGGCGGCCCTTTCGGCTCAACTCTCCCAGGCCGAACGCGACCGCCAACGCTTCGAAAGACTATGGCGGGAGGGTCTGGTGGCCCGCCATCGTTTCGAAGAGGTGGCCACCCAGGCCGCCACCCTCCGAGAAAGATACCGGGCCCTCACCGCCCGCCGGGCCGCCCTTGCCGCCGCCATACGGGCGGCAGAAAAAGAAAAGGCCCGGGCCCGGAACCAGCGCAAACTCATTCAAGAGAAGAAAAAGGAACTTGCGGCCCTTGAAGCCCGGATCCGGGCCCAGGAGAAGGCCTTGGCCGAGGCCCGGGTCCTCCTTTCTTACTGCAAACTTAAAAGCCCCACCTCCGGCTACATCGCCAAACGCTTTCACACCGTAGGTGATGTGGTGGGCCCGGGAGAGCCGGTTTATGCCGTGGTGGACTTCTCCAAGCTTTATATCCTGGTCCTCCTCGAAGAGAACAAACTCCGGGGGGTAAAGCCGGGCTGTGAGGCCCGCATCCGGATCGATGCTTACCCGGGAAAGGAATTCCGCGGAGTGGTCACCGCGGTGCTCCCGGCCACCGCAGCCAAGTTCGCCCTGGTTCCCCGGGACATCTCCGCCGGAGAATTCACCAAAGTGGCCCAGAGGGTCCCGGTAAAGATCCGCCTCACTCAAGGGCCGGTAGAGCTTCTGCGCGTGGGTCTCGGGGGTGAGGTGGAGATCCGGAGGGATCTCTGA
- a CDS encoding DHA2 family efflux MFS transporter permease subunit, translated as MAEVPTSSGFYYPVPTLDRVLITFIVMAGFFMAILDTTIVDVVVPKMMGPLSTDLYGIQWVITSYMTAAAVGLIFVVSLAPAVGYARTFLFGLALFTFSSAMCGMSHSLASMVFWRIAQGLGESFITASAQTILLAVYPRERHGLAMGIFGLGVSFAPALGPTLGGFLTEHLSWRWVFYVNLPVGILNLLAGLFFLPRGLGKSGRFTFNPLSYLFLSTFTVSLLVLLAKGQQLGWFQSQLIGLLGFVALLSLLAYLISELLSRRPLLDLSIYLIPSFGFTMAYHFFVLGFSMYQIFYLLPLYYENLKGLTTFQAGLHMLAFAAFIGLFSVISGALSDRFRPEYLLLVSFLIYSFCSLFLLPRLNYYTPALTAALYTVPLGIAMGTFFPPLTRITLSGLGPRTGLGVVLLHYQRFIGGSFGTALATNTLTYRTDFHFQELTALQNPALVERALRQGKAFLEPYFPSALALHKAKALFFGVERLYATSWAFQDTFRRTYYWALIGALFLMILFFRTLRQEMGKVGG; from the coding sequence ATGGCCGAAGTCCCGACTTCTTCCGGTTTTTACTATCCGGTTCCCACCCTGGATCGGGTGCTCATCACCTTTATCGTTATGGCCGGCTTTTTCATGGCCATTCTGGACACCACCATCGTGGACGTGGTGGTGCCCAAAATGATGGGGCCCCTTTCCACGGACCTTTACGGCATCCAGTGGGTGATCACCTCTTATATGACCGCGGCCGCCGTGGGGCTTATCTTCGTGGTCTCCCTGGCCCCGGCCGTAGGCTATGCCCGCACCTTCCTTTTCGGCCTGGCCCTCTTTACCTTCTCCTCGGCCATGTGCGGGATGAGCCACTCCCTGGCCTCCATGGTCTTCTGGCGGATAGCCCAGGGTCTGGGAGAATCCTTTATCACCGCCTCGGCCCAGACCATACTCCTGGCCGTCTATCCCCGGGAGCGTCACGGGCTGGCTATGGGGATCTTCGGGCTGGGGGTAAGCTTTGCCCCGGCCCTGGGGCCCACTCTGGGAGGGTTCCTCACCGAACACCTTTCCTGGCGCTGGGTCTTTTATGTGAATCTTCCCGTAGGGATTCTGAATCTGCTGGCCGGGCTCTTTTTCCTGCCCCGGGGTCTGGGAAAGAGCGGCCGTTTTACCTTCAACCCCCTGAGCTACCTCTTTCTTTCCACTTTCACCGTCTCCCTTCTGGTGCTTCTGGCCAAGGGGCAGCAGCTCGGCTGGTTTCAGTCGCAACTTATCGGGCTCCTGGGCTTCGTAGCCCTACTTTCCCTTCTGGCCTATCTCATAAGTGAGCTCCTTTCCCGGCGTCCCCTCCTTGATCTTTCCATCTACCTCATTCCCAGTTTCGGGTTTACCATGGCCTACCATTTCTTCGTCCTGGGCTTTTCCATGTACCAGATCTTCTATCTCCTTCCCCTTTATTATGAAAACCTCAAGGGACTCACCACCTTTCAGGCCGGACTCCACATGCTGGCCTTTGCGGCCTTCATCGGGCTTTTTTCCGTGATCTCCGGGGCCCTGAGCGATCGCTTTCGCCCGGAGTATCTCCTCCTGGTGAGCTTTCTCATCTATTCCTTCTGTTCCCTCTTTCTTCTCCCGCGGCTTAACTACTACACTCCGGCCCTTACCGCGGCCCTCTATACCGTACCCCTGGGAATAGCCATGGGGACCTTCTTCCCTCCCCTTACCCGGATCACCCTTTCGGGCCTCGGGCCGCGCACCGGCCTGGGAGTGGTCCTCCTTCACTACCAGCGCTTTATCGGAGGTTCCTTCGGCACCGCCCTGGCCACCAATACCCTCACCTACCGCACGGATTTTCACTTCCAGGAGCTCACCGCCCTCCAGAATCCGGCCCTGGTGGAGAGGGCCCTTCGCCAGGGAAAGGCCTTCCTGGAGCCCTATTTTCCTTCGGCTCTGGCCCTTCACAAGGCCAAGGCCCTCTTTTTCGGGGTGGAAAGGCTCTACGCCACAAGCTGGGCCTTTCAGGACACCTTCCGGCGCACCTACTACTGGGCCCTTATCGGAGCGCTCTTCCTGATGATCCTCTTTTTCCGGACCCTGCGCCAGGAGATGGGGAAAGTGGGGGGGTGA
- a CDS encoding TolC family protein, producing MRTLLFWILLWGALAGSVLAESPVLTLKECEKLALSRYPALKAALFQKEAAQAREKAAFREHLPKLYGTYEYRAYRDPELIKTPFGAYPLRDREEALLAITVRLPVFHGLAISTRQALAKLRVRLSAVEEARLRQEILLKVREAYFGLVEAEKEVELARKSLARRRAHLKDVRGFLRQGLVARNQLLEAEAQVEEARYRVAAAESRLAVARARLNLLLQRPLSAPLKVVPEFPQRPLKASCENLVKSAFEHRPEVRAAELAIRMREKEVRLARSRYFPWLDLEAQYYKRGDTFALSENPYGDRENAWVGLSLNWEIWDWGLRGQEVAAARAELAAQKFLLQEVKDQVALEVKEAYLQLRAARRQVEAARKGVAAARENFRLVRARFREGLSDTTEVMDAETLLLQAETHEVSALSAYEIARARLAHAVGLPDLP from the coding sequence TTGAGGACCCTTCTTTTCTGGATCCTGCTTTGGGGAGCCCTCGCCGGATCGGTCCTTGCCGAATCCCCGGTCCTTACCCTTAAGGAGTGCGAAAAGTTAGCTCTATCCCGATATCCGGCGCTTAAGGCCGCACTTTTCCAGAAAGAAGCGGCTCAGGCCCGGGAAAAGGCGGCCTTTCGAGAGCACCTTCCTAAGCTTTACGGCACTTACGAGTATCGGGCCTATCGCGACCCCGAACTGATCAAGACTCCCTTCGGGGCTTATCCCTTAAGGGATCGAGAGGAAGCCCTCCTGGCCATCACCGTAAGGCTTCCCGTATTTCACGGGCTGGCCATCTCCACCCGACAGGCCCTGGCCAAACTCCGGGTACGGCTTTCCGCGGTAGAAGAGGCCCGGCTCCGGCAGGAGATCCTCCTCAAGGTGCGGGAGGCCTATTTCGGTCTGGTAGAGGCGGAAAAAGAGGTGGAGCTGGCCCGAAAGTCGCTAGCCCGACGCCGGGCCCATCTCAAGGACGTCCGCGGATTTTTGCGGCAGGGACTGGTGGCCCGCAACCAGCTCCTTGAGGCCGAAGCCCAGGTAGAAGAGGCCCGCTATCGGGTTGCCGCTGCGGAAAGCCGGCTGGCCGTGGCCCGGGCCCGGCTCAATCTCCTCCTTCAGCGCCCCCTTTCGGCCCCCTTGAAGGTGGTCCCGGAGTTTCCCCAGCGGCCGTTAAAGGCCTCCTGCGAAAACCTGGTGAAATCAGCCTTTGAGCACCGCCCGGAGGTGCGGGCCGCCGAACTGGCCATAAGAATGCGGGAAAAGGAGGTGCGGCTGGCCCGCAGCCGCTACTTTCCCTGGCTGGACCTGGAGGCCCAGTACTACAAGCGGGGGGACACCTTCGCTCTTTCCGAAAACCCTTACGGCGACCGGGAAAACGCCTGGGTGGGACTCTCCCTGAACTGGGAGATCTGGGACTGGGGCCTCCGAGGCCAGGAGGTAGCGGCCGCCCGGGCGGAACTTGCGGCCCAGAAGTTTCTTCTGCAAGAAGTGAAGGACCAGGTGGCCCTAGAGGTGAAGGAGGCCTATCTCCAGCTTCGCGCCGCCCGGCGGCAGGTGGAGGCGGCCCGCAAGGGGGTGGCCGCGGCCCGGGAAAACTTCCGCCTGGTGCGGGCCCGCTTTCGGGAAGGTCTTTCCGACACCACGGAGGTCATGGACGCCGAAACCCTGCTCCTCCAGGCTGAAACCCATGAAGTCTCCGCTCTTTCCGCTTACGAAATAGCCCGGGCCCGCCTGGCCCACGCCGTAGGCCTTCCCGACCTGCCCTGA
- a CDS encoding MBL fold metallo-hydrolase produces the protein MQIFFLGTGGSEGLPCPHCFCDHCREARKYPLFRRVPSAVLVLNARGEALLVDAGTDVAEVCDGLNLQGVLLTHWHADHYAGLFRLGWSPHPLPLVSPEPGRGRKLLPKGLKERRGAPLKALELGSFRIFPLSLKHTVPTWGYLVEDEEGHSVAFLWDTKGLPLETEAFLRRYRPHLAVVDATYPPEIQAENHNNLREAAEIGLSLAHEVLLTHISHQNHSPFFLEEYLGRAFPQSPVALAYDGLKHSLAYPLSLSLKEAEGSSLSGIP, from the coding sequence ATGCAGATTTTCTTTTTGGGAACGGGTGGGTCGGAGGGGTTGCCCTGTCCTCACTGTTTTTGTGACCACTGCCGCGAGGCCCGAAAATACCCCCTCTTTCGCCGAGTGCCCAGTGCAGTTCTGGTATTAAATGCTCGAGGAGAAGCCCTGCTGGTGGATGCCGGAACAGACGTGGCCGAGGTCTGTGACGGCCTGAACCTTCAGGGAGTCCTTCTTACTCACTGGCACGCCGACCATTATGCCGGTCTTTTCCGTTTGGGCTGGAGTCCCCACCCTCTGCCCCTGGTCTCTCCTGAGCCCGGCCGAGGCCGCAAGCTCTTGCCCAAGGGGCTTAAGGAGAGGCGGGGTGCTCCTCTGAAAGCTCTGGAGCTGGGCTCCTTCAGGATTTTTCCCCTCTCCCTTAAGCACACCGTCCCCACCTGGGGATATTTGGTGGAGGACGAAGAGGGCCATTCCGTGGCCTTCCTCTGGGACACCAAGGGGCTGCCCCTCGAGACCGAGGCCTTTTTGCGACGCTACCGGCCGCATCTTGCGGTGGTGGATGCTACCTATCCCCCAGAAATTCAGGCGGAAAACCACAATAACCTTCGAGAGGCCGCGGAGATAGGGCTTTCTTTAGCCCACGAGGTCCTGCTTACCCACATCTCTCATCAGAATCACTCGCCCTTTTTCCTTGAGGAATATTTGGGCAGGGCCTTTCCCCAAAGTCCGGTGGCCTTGGCCTATGACGGTCTCAAGCACTCCCTGGCCTATCCCCTAAGCCTATCTCTCAAAGAGGCCGAGGGTTCCTCCCTAAGTGGAATCCCCTGA
- a CDS encoding HD domain-containing phosphohydrolase, with translation MQPLIPLERVIFAISKALDMSYPALAEHQLRVSYLARILGREVGFSGKELEALVIAGALHDLALFTSVDKKLALEEDPQTLERHARWGYALLRGFPYLRRSAEFILHHHAPWQILKEKDDQMWALGSNILRLADTLEIRSRELRPLLFYRSRLLEDLNSLKGSEFAPEVIEALHRAGEKELFWLRLENFSKEREVIFQTETATHLPCDQIEFLTRLFALIIDLKSPFTRIHSAGVAAVTDWLAEVLGFRDFMRVFLRVAAYLHDLGKLAVPEAILNKPGHLTEEEWAVMKAHPFYTFRILEEIPNLEMVNYIASAHHERLDGRGYPAKLSAPDLSLGARVLAVADVTTALLEDRPYRKGFLPEKARGILGELSGSALDPEIVSLVVGNMEYVVNLIRYVEEKRLEQLSTLGYWESKSGRGI, from the coding sequence TTGCAACCTTTAATTCCTCTTGAACGTGTCATTTTTGCTATATCCAAGGCCCTGGATATGTCTTATCCTGCTTTGGCGGAACATCAACTCCGAGTTTCTTATTTGGCCCGGATATTAGGACGAGAAGTGGGATTTTCCGGAAAAGAACTTGAAGCCCTGGTGATCGCAGGGGCCTTGCATGACCTGGCCCTTTTTACTTCTGTAGACAAAAAGTTAGCCCTGGAAGAGGACCCTCAAACTCTCGAAAGGCATGCCCGCTGGGGATATGCGCTTCTTCGTGGTTTTCCCTACCTGCGCCGTAGCGCGGAATTTATTCTTCATCATCATGCCCCGTGGCAGATCTTAAAAGAAAAAGACGATCAAATGTGGGCCCTCGGGAGCAATATTCTTCGTTTGGCAGATACCTTAGAAATCCGCTCCCGAGAACTTCGTCCATTGCTTTTTTACCGCTCTAGGCTCTTAGAGGATCTCAATTCTTTAAAAGGCAGTGAATTCGCCCCTGAGGTGATAGAGGCTTTACACCGTGCTGGAGAAAAGGAACTCTTCTGGCTTCGTCTTGAGAATTTTTCTAAGGAACGGGAGGTTATTTTTCAGACGGAGACGGCCACTCATCTTCCCTGTGACCAGATAGAATTTTTGACCCGGCTTTTTGCTCTGATCATCGATCTTAAGAGCCCTTTTACCCGCATTCATTCAGCCGGAGTAGCCGCGGTTACGGACTGGCTGGCAGAGGTTTTAGGATTTCGGGATTTTATGCGGGTATTTTTGAGAGTAGCGGCCTATCTTCACGATCTGGGAAAATTAGCTGTACCTGAGGCCATCCTCAACAAGCCCGGCCACTTAACCGAGGAGGAGTGGGCCGTAATGAAGGCCCATCCCTTTTATACCTTTCGCATTCTTGAGGAAATTCCGAATTTAGAGATGGTTAACTATATAGCTTCTGCTCATCATGAGCGGCTGGATGGGCGGGGCTATCCGGCTAAACTTTCCGCCCCTGATTTGTCCTTGGGGGCGCGGGTTCTAGCCGTAGCGGATGTCACCACCGCCCTTTTAGAGGATCGACCCTACCGGAAGGGCTTTTTGCCGGAAAAAGCTCGAGGGATTTTGGGAGAACTTTCGGGATCGGCCCTTGACCCAGAAATTGTCTCTTTAGTTGTAGGAAATATGGAATATGTGGTCAACTTGATAAGATATGTTGAGGAAAAACGTCTGGAGCAGCTGAGCACCCTAGGGTACTGGGAGTCAAAATCTGGTAGAGGAATTTAG
- a CDS encoding pyridoxal phosphate-dependent aminotransferase — MKLSERIRRLKPSATLAVDARAKELRAQGVDVINLSAGEPDFDTPAHIREAAKRALDEGFTRYLPAAGLPELREAVCFRLKEDYGFEYRPAEVLITCGAKQALYNLAQALLDPGDEVLILAPYWVSYPPIVELAGGVPVIVPSSAEENFEPTPEELEARLSERTRGLILNSPSNPTGTIYSRDFLAAVAEMARRHGLWIISDDIYDRLRFDGARPENLLSVAPDLRERVFLVNGVSKAYAMTGWRIGWAVGPEEVIRACAKLQGQSTSNATAFAQKAAVVALSGPQDCVEEMRRAFAERAAFLFEALSAIPGIRPHRPKGTFYLFADFSSFYGRRSPSGKEIRGSVDLATYLLEEGRVATVPGVAFGEDRFLRLSFAQSLETLKEAVSRLEAALAELR; from the coding sequence ATGAAACTCTCCGAGCGCATTCGGCGGCTCAAGCCTTCGGCCACGCTTGCCGTGGACGCCCGGGCCAAGGAGTTGCGGGCCCAAGGGGTGGATGTGATCAACCTTTCGGCCGGAGAGCCCGACTTCGATACCCCGGCCCATATCCGCGAGGCGGCCAAAAGGGCCCTGGATGAGGGTTTCACCCGCTATCTCCCGGCCGCCGGTCTTCCGGAGCTCCGGGAGGCGGTCTGCTTCCGCCTCAAGGAGGATTACGGATTTGAGTACCGGCCCGCGGAAGTCCTCATCACCTGCGGGGCCAAGCAGGCCCTCTACAATCTGGCCCAGGCCTTGCTTGACCCCGGGGACGAAGTCCTCATTCTGGCCCCCTACTGGGTCTCTTATCCCCCCATCGTGGAGCTGGCCGGAGGGGTGCCGGTGATCGTCCCCTCTTCGGCGGAGGAAAATTTTGAGCCCACCCCGGAAGAGCTGGAGGCCCGTCTGAGCGAGCGCACCCGAGGTCTCATCCTGAACAGTCCTTCTAATCCTACCGGGACCATCTATTCCCGGGATTTTCTGGCGGCGGTGGCCGAAATGGCTCGCCGGCATGGTCTCTGGATCATAAGTGACGACATTTACGATCGCCTGCGTTTCGACGGGGCCCGGCCGGAAAATCTGCTTTCCGTGGCCCCGGATTTGCGGGAACGGGTCTTTCTGGTGAACGGGGTCTCCAAGGCTTACGCCATGACCGGCTGGCGCATTGGCTGGGCCGTGGGGCCGGAGGAGGTCATTCGGGCCTGCGCCAAACTTCAGGGACAGAGCACCTCCAACGCCACGGCCTTCGCCCAGAAGGCCGCGGTGGTGGCCCTTTCCGGCCCTCAGGACTGTGTGGAGGAGATGCGCCGGGCCTTTGCCGAACGGGCGGCCTTCCTCTTTGAGGCCCTTTCGGCCATTCCGGGGATCCGGCCCCATCGACCCAAGGGGACCTTTTATCTCTTTGCCGACTTCTCCTCCTTTTACGGCCGGAGGAGCCCTTCCGGAAAGGAGATCCGGGGCTCGGTGGATCTGGCTACCTATCTCCTGGAGGAGGGGCGGGTAGCCACCGTGCCCGGGGTGGCCTTCGGAGAGGACCGCTTTTTGCGCCTTTCCTTCGCCCAGAGCCTCGAGACCCTGAAGGAGGCCGTCTCCCGTCTCGAGGCGGCGCTAGCGGAGCTACGCTAA
- the truA gene encoding tRNA pseudouridine(38-40) synthase TruA, whose amino-acid sequence MRNLRLLIAYDGTNYLGWQRQKQGPTIQGILEDTLRQILGHKVKLRAAGRTDAGVHALGQVAHFHTTSKRDLETLFRALNALLPKDIAVLRVEEVDFKFHAQHHALRKTYFYQIYNHPVRHPLLRLYSWWVPEPLDLEAMKACLPHIIGERDFASFRKSGTDLKSTVRTVYEAAFKRVPGVAHLLRFEITGRGFMRYMVRNIVGALVEVGRGRLGPEDFLKILEARDRSVAPPPAPPQGLFLKEVYYGKKWRAKDYAPKGVKR is encoded by the coding sequence ATGCGCAATCTCCGACTGCTCATCGCCTATGACGGCACCAACTATTTAGGCTGGCAGCGCCAAAAACAGGGCCCCACCATCCAGGGCATCCTCGAAGATACCTTGCGGCAGATCCTGGGGCACAAGGTGAAGTTGCGGGCGGCTGGGCGCACGGACGCCGGGGTGCACGCCCTGGGCCAGGTGGCCCACTTCCACACCACCAGCAAGCGCGACCTGGAGACCCTCTTTCGGGCCTTAAACGCCCTTCTTCCCAAGGATATCGCCGTCTTGCGCGTGGAGGAGGTGGATTTCAAGTTTCACGCCCAGCATCACGCCCTGCGTAAGACCTACTTTTATCAGATTTACAATCATCCGGTGCGCCACCCCCTTCTCCGGCTTTACAGCTGGTGGGTGCCCGAACCCCTGGATCTCGAGGCCATGAAGGCCTGTCTGCCGCACATTATCGGGGAGCGGGACTTTGCCAGTTTTCGCAAGTCCGGGACCGATCTCAAAAGTACGGTGCGCACGGTTTACGAGGCGGCCTTCAAGCGCGTGCCCGGAGTGGCCCATCTTCTGCGTTTTGAGATCACCGGCCGGGGCTTCATGCGCTACATGGTGCGGAACATTGTGGGGGCTTTGGTGGAGGTGGGCCGGGGACGCTTGGGGCCGGAAGATTTTCTGAAGATCCTGGAGGCCCGGGACCGTTCGGTGGCCCCGCCCCCGGCCCCGCCGCAGGGGCTCTTCCTCAAAGAGGTCTATTACGGTAAAAAGTGGAGAGCCAAAGATTACGCCCCCAAGGGGGTCAAGAGATGA
- the argC gene encoding N-acetyl-gamma-glutamyl-phosphate reductase: MVRVAVVGATGYTGLECLRLAAAHPEIRVTCVTSRREAGRRLSDYWGFKPYPEDLEILPPEPETIAEKAEVALLCVPHGTAQEMAAELLSRGLRVIDLSADFRLPDPALYESWYETPHRFPHLLSEAVYGLPEIYAPEIRRARLVANPGCYPTAALLPLLPLLEAGLIEAEDLLVDAKSGVSGAGRKGEVALSFCEVHEDFRAYKVASHRHTPEMEVQLSRAAGREVRILFTPHLTPMQRGIFATIYARPRAPEKEIYETLREFYREKPFVEVLPPGRPPRVAEVRGSNLCRIGLKVDARTGCLLLLSVIDNLVKGASGQALQNLNLMCGLPEDLGLPRVPLHP; encoded by the coding sequence TTGGTCCGGGTGGCCGTGGTTGGGGCCACGGGTTATACGGGACTTGAGTGTTTGCGCCTGGCCGCGGCTCACCCCGAAATACGGGTCACCTGTGTGACCTCCCGTCGGGAGGCCGGCCGCCGCCTTTCCGATTACTGGGGCTTCAAGCCCTACCCCGAGGATCTGGAAATCCTCCCTCCGGAGCCGGAAACCATAGCCGAAAAAGCCGAAGTGGCCCTCCTCTGCGTGCCTCACGGCACCGCCCAGGAGATGGCCGCAGAACTTCTTTCCCGGGGCCTTCGGGTCATTGACCTTTCCGCGGACTTCCGTCTCCCGGATCCGGCCCTTTACGAGAGCTGGTACGAGACCCCGCACCGCTTTCCTCATCTTCTTTCCGAGGCCGTCTACGGTCTTCCGGAGATCTATGCCCCGGAGATCCGCAGGGCACGGCTGGTGGCCAATCCCGGCTGTTATCCCACCGCGGCCCTCCTGCCCCTCCTTCCCCTATTGGAGGCCGGTCTTATCGAGGCCGAAGACCTCCTGGTGGATGCCAAAAGCGGGGTCTCCGGGGCCGGGCGCAAGGGCGAGGTGGCCCTTTCCTTCTGTGAAGTCCACGAAGACTTTCGAGCCTATAAGGTGGCCAGCCATCGCCATACCCCGGAGATGGAAGTTCAACTCTCCCGGGCTGCGGGAAGGGAGGTCCGGATTCTCTTCACCCCCCACCTTACTCCCATGCAGCGGGGGATCTTCGCCACCATTTACGCCCGTCCGCGGGCTCCGGAAAAGGAGATCTACGAGACCTTGCGGGAGTTCTACCGAGAAAAACCCTTCGTGGAGGTCCTTCCCCCCGGAAGGCCCCCTCGGGTGGCCGAGGTCCGGGGAAGCAACCTCTGCCGCATAGGTCTCAAGGTGGACGCACGCACCGGATGTCTTCTTCTCCTTTCGGTGATCGACAACCTGGTCAAGGGGGCCAGCGGCCAGGCCCTGCAAAACCTCAACCTGATGTGCGGCCTTCCGGAAGACCTGGGGCTTCCGCGGGTGCCGCTCCATCCTTAA
- the rpsI gene encoding 30S ribosomal protein S9, which produces MAETQERYYATGKRKTAIARVWLRPGNGRIVVNQKDFDEYFYDHIVARYIVEQPFRLTGTEGKFDVICTVKGGGKNAQAEAIRHGIAKALTEYHPDYRPPLKKAGLLTRDARVKERKKYGLRGARRGQQYSKR; this is translated from the coding sequence ATGGCCGAAACCCAGGAGAGATACTACGCCACCGGTAAGCGCAAAACGGCCATCGCCCGGGTGTGGCTCAGGCCCGGAAACGGCCGTATTGTAGTTAATCAGAAGGATTTCGATGAATATTTTTACGACCACATCGTGGCCCGCTATATTGTAGAGCAGCCCTTTCGTCTTACGGGCACCGAGGGCAAGTTTGACGTCATCTGTACCGTAAAAGGCGGGGGCAAGAACGCGCAGGCCGAGGCCATCCGACACGGGATCGCCAAGGCCCTCACGGAGTATCATCCCGATTATCGTCCCCCTCTCAAGAAGGCGGGGCTCCTTACCCGGGACGCCCGGGTCAAAGAGCGCAAGAAGTACGGTCTGCGTGGGGCCCGGCGCGGACAGCAGTACTCCAAGCGGTAA
- the rplM gene encoding 50S ribosomal protein L13, producing the protein MEIFTPQTPMPTKEEALAKREWYVVDASGKTLGRLASEIAKRLRGKHRPEFAPHLDLGDFVVVINAEKVRLTGKKLDQKIYWRHSGYMGGLKLRTARQMLEKKPEEVIRLAVKRMLPKNRLGRKLLKKLKVYAGPEHPHQAQNPKPFEI; encoded by the coding sequence ATGGAGATCTTTACGCCGCAGACGCCCATGCCTACCAAGGAGGAGGCCTTGGCCAAGCGGGAGTGGTATGTGGTGGACGCCTCGGGCAAGACTCTGGGGCGCTTGGCTTCGGAGATCGCCAAACGCTTGCGGGGAAAACACCGTCCGGAGTTCGCCCCGCACCTCGATCTGGGGGATTTTGTGGTGGTGATCAATGCGGAGAAGGTGCGCCTTACGGGAAAGAAGCTCGACCAGAAGATCTACTGGCGGCACTCGGGCTATATGGGAGGACTCAAGTTGCGTACGGCCCGCCAGATGCTGGAAAAAAAGCCCGAGGAGGTTATTCGCCTGGCGGTCAAGCGCATGCTTCCTAAAAACCGTCTGGGCCGCAAGCTCCTCAAGAAGCTCAAGGTCTATGCCGGCCCGGAGCATCCGCACCAGGCCCAGAACCCCAAACCCTTTGAAATCTAG